One part of the Suncus etruscus isolate mSunEtr1 chromosome 2, mSunEtr1.pri.cur, whole genome shotgun sequence genome encodes these proteins:
- the ANG gene encoding angiogenin: MVMGLNLLLLFFMLGLGPTPLTVAQGDSRYKYFLNQHYDAKPMGRNDRYCGSMMERRDLTTPCKDTNTFIHGNKNAIKAICGDKNGRPYEETLRISKSPFQITTCKHIGGSLRPPCRYRATAGFRHIVVACENGLPVHFDESFIRS; encoded by the coding sequence ATGGTGATGGGCCTGAACCTTCTGTTACTGTTCTTCATGCTGGGGCTGGGGCCGACCCCATTGACCGTGGCTCAGGGTGACTCCAGGTACAAATACTTTTTGAACCAGCACTATGATGCCAAACCAATGGGCCGGAATGACAGATACTGTGGAAGCATGATGGAGAGACGAGACTTGACCACACCCTGCAAAGACACCAACACCTTTATTCATGGCAACAAGAATGCCATCAAGGCCATCTGTGGAGATAAGAATGGAAGGCCTTATGAGGAAACTTTAAGAATTAGCAAGTCTCCTTTTCAGATCACCACTTGCAAGCATATAGGAGGATCTCTCCGACCTCCCTGTCGGTACAGAGCCACAGCAGGGTTCCGGCACATTGTTGTTGCCTGTGAAAATGGCTTACCTGTTCACTTTGATGAGTCTTTCATTCGTTCATAA